A section of the Acropora muricata isolate sample 2 chromosome 4, ASM3666990v1, whole genome shotgun sequence genome encodes:
- the LOC136913015 gene encoding tetratricopeptide repeat protein 28-like, translating into MGDYRKAIKYYEKDLKIAIEIGDLAREGTANGNLGYAYQKLCDYRKAIKYHEKDLKIALEIGDLTREGRANGNLGHAYQSLCNYRKAIEYHEKDLKIAIEIGDQARKGGAYGSLGSAYDSLSDFPKAIKYHKKQLKIALEIGDLAGEGRAYGNLGINYQSLGDYRKAIEYHEKDLKIAVEIRDLAGEGGAYGNLGVAYQSLGDYRKAIEYHEKDLKIAIKIGDLAGEGVTYGNLGGTYQLLADYRKAIEYHEKHLKIAIEIGDLAGEGRAYGNLGINYESLDDYQKAIEYHENYLKIAIEIGDRAGIGRAVGYLGSTYELLGDSRKAIEYHKKNLKIAMEIGDRGGERRAYGNLGNAYDSLSRYREAIECHEKDSKIAIEIGDQAGEGHAYGNLGAAYQSLGDHLKAMEYHEKYLKIAMEIGDLDGEGHAYGNLGNVYQSLGDYRKAIEYCEKELKIAIEIGHRSGEGRAYGSLGNSYQLMGDYQKAIAYHEKHLKIAIEIGDRAGKRKPYGNLGRAYLLLGDYRKAIECHEKALKIAIKIGDRADEGGAYGSLGNAYLSRGDYQKAIEFHEKHLKIAREIGDLVGKGIAYGSVGNVYYSLGDYRKAIKYHGKLLKIAIKTGDLAAEGGAYGNLGTAYQSLGEYRKAIEYQEKHLKIAIRIGDRSGEGSAYGNLGNAYQSLGDCQETIRYYEKCLKIAMEIGDRAGIGRAVGYLGNTYELLGDSRKAIEYHQEHLKIATEIGDRAGEGTAFHNIGNGYFFIEQFDNAVDNFVSAVETFNTLRSCLKSKDELKISFRELYEKTYTGLWRSLLRIGKVDEALFAAEQGRAQTLSDTLLTQYKLPASLSATTIDTKDVISRLFIELSPPILFLATEGLTINIWFLRKGEKVAFGKGRLEGDIRDKDPIGALLESSFDKIGADVTVRCEDRTFGELDNEFPSSRDVRGEKVGKPSLPPPDNPFKPFHDAVIGPIADMLGPEDDELVIVSDGTLCLIPWAAVIESIRIRTVPSLTSHQLILSVSGGHHKKTGALLVGNPCLNQLKKPPPGLPCAQEEVEMIASILNTRPLTGRHATKAEVMKRMSSVGLIHIAAHGNKVTGEIALSPNPGWTSKFPQRKDYILKMADVQEASLRARLVVLSCCHSGRGRILKGEGVVGIARAFLAAGARSVLVTLWAIDDEATMVFMESFYQHLKEGKTVSTAVHQAMKCLRESKQFSETRYWAPFQLIGDDVKIEFEAYDDVKK; encoded by the coding sequence atgggtgactatcgaaaagctatcaagtattatgaaaaagatttgaaaattgcaatagaaatcggtgatctggcCAGAGAAggaacagcaaatggaaatctcggttatgCTTACCAGAAACtgtgtgactatcgaaaagccatcaagtaccatgaaaaagatttgaaaattgcactagaaatcggtgatctgaCTAGAGAAGGAAgagccaatggaaatctcggtcatgcttaccagtcactgtgtaactatcgaaaagccatcgagtatcatgaaaaagatttgaaaattgcaatagaaatcggtgatcaggccagaaaaggaggagcctatggaagtctcggcaGTGCTTACGACTCACTTAGTGACTTCCCAAAAGCGATTAAGTACCATAAAaagcaattgaaaattgcattggaaatcggtgatctggccggagaaggacgagcctatggaaatctcggtattaattatcagtcactgggtgactatcgaaaagccattgagtatcatgagaaagatttgaaaattgccgtAGAAATCCGTGATTTGGCCGgggaaggaggagcctatggaaatctcggtgttgcttaccagtcactaggggactatcgaaaagccattgagtatcatgaaaaagatttgaaaattgcaataaaaatcggTGATTTGGCTGGAGAAGGAgtaacctatggaaatctcggtggtACTTACCAGTTACTAgctgactatcgaaaagccattgagtatcatgaaaaacatttgaaaattgcaatagaaatcggtgatttggctggagaaggacgagcctatggaaatctcggtattaaTTATGAGTCACTGGAtgattatcaaaaagccattgagtatcatgaaaactatttgaaaattgcaatagaaattggtgatcgggccggaatAGGAAGAGCCGTTGGatatctcggtagtacttacgaaTTACTCGGTGACtctcgaaaagccattgagtatcataaaaaaaatttgaaaattgcaatggaaatcggtgatcggggtggagaaagaagagcctatggaaatctcggtaacgcgtATGACTCACTTAGTCGCTACCGAGAAGCCATagagtgtcatgaaaaagattcgaaaattgcaatagaaataggtgatcAGGCTGGAGAGGGAcatgcctatggaaatctcggtgctgCTTACCAGTCTCTGGGTGACCATctaaaagccatggagtatcatgaaaaatatttgaaaattgctatggAAATCGGCGATTTGGACGGAGAAGGAcatgcctatggaaatcttggtaatgttTACCAGTCGCTGGGTGACTatagaaaagccattgagtattgtgaaaaagaattgaaaattgcaatcgAAATCGGTCATCGGAGCGGAGAAGGAAgggcctatggaagtctcggtaattcTTATCAGTtaatgggtgactatcaaaaagccattgcgtatcatgaaaaacatttgaaaattgcaatagaaatcggtgatagggctggaaaaagaaaaccctatggaaatctcggtcgtGCTTACctgttactgggtgactatcgaaaagccattgagtgtcacgaaaaagctttgaaaattgcaataaaaatcggTGATAGGGCTGACGAAGGAGGAGCCTacggaagtctcggtaatgcttacctgtCTCGAGgcgactatcaaaaagccattgagtttcatgaaaaacatctgaaaattgcaagagaaatcggtgatctggTTGGAAAAGGAATAGCCTATGGAAGTGTCGGTAATGTTtactactcactgggtgactatagaAAAGCCATAAAGTATCATGgcaaacttttaaaaattgcaataaaaaccgGTGATCTAGCTGCAgagggaggagcctatggaaatctcggtactgcttaccagtcattAGGTGAGTATCGAAAAGCTATCGAGTATcaggaaaaacatttgaaaattgcaataagAATCGGTGATCGGTCTGGAGAAGGAAgtgcgtatggaaatctcggtaatgcttaccagtcactgggtgactgtcAAGAAACCATTCGGTAttatgaaaaatgtttaaaaattgcaatggaaatcggcGATCGGGCCGGAATAGGAAGAGCCGTTGGATATCTCGGTAATACTTACGAATTACTCGGTGACtctcgaaaagccattgagtatcatcaagaacatttgaaaattgcaacggaaatcggtgatcgggccggagaaggaacagcttTTCACAACATTGGAAATGGATACTTTTTTATTGAACAATTTGATAATGCCGTggataattttgtttccgctgtggaAACATTTAATActttgagatcttgcttgaagtCTAAAGATGAGTTGAAAATAAGCTTTCGTGAGCTGTACGAAAAGACATACACTGGCTTATGGAGGTCGTTGCTTAGAATTGGAAAGGTcgatgaggctttgtttgcggcggaacaaggacgagcgcagactttgtctgacaCTTTGTTGACTCAATATAAACTTCCTGCTTCCTTATCAGCTACCACAATTGACACCAAAGACGTAATATCTCGGCTATTTATAGAGCTATCTCCACCAATTCTTTTTCTAGCAACTGAAGGACTTACCATCAACATTTGGTTTCTGCGCAAGGGAGAGAAAGTTGCATTTGGAAAAGGGAGGCTAGAGGGTGATATCAGAGACAAAGATCCCATAGGCGCCTTACTTGAATCATCTTTCGATAAAATTGGAGCTGATGTTACAGTAAggtgtgaagatcgcacatttggtGAACTCGACAATGAATTCCCGTCTAGCAGAGACGTGCGGGGTGAAAAAGTTGGAAAACCATCATTGCCTCCTCCAGATAATCCTTTTAAGCCGTTTcatgatgcagttattggtcCAATTGCTGACATGCTTGGACCTGAAGACGATGAGTTAGTCATTGTTTCTGATGGAACGCTGTGCTTGAtcccatgggccgcagttattgaatcgattagaattcgcactgttccatcaCTTACAAGTCATCAGTTGATCTTAAGTGTATCTGGaggccatcacaagaagacaggggcacTTTTGGttggaaatccgtgcttaaaccAGTTGAAGAAACCTCCACCTGGCTTACCATGTGcccaagaggaagtagaaatgattgcatcaattctcaataCCAGACCCCTGACAGGGAGAcatgcaacaaaagctgaagtgatgaaacggatgtcttcagttggtttaattcacattgctgcccacggaaacaaaGTCACCGGAGAAATTGcgttgtctccaaaccctggatggacgtcaaagttccctcaaagaaaggattacattttgaaaatggccgatgTACAAGAGGCCagtcttcgagctcgtcttgtggtcttaagttgttgtcacagtggacgaggcagaatcttgaagggtgagggtgtggtcggtatcgcacgtgccttcttagcagctggtgctcgttctgtgttggtgaccctgtgggcaatagatgacgaagctaccatggtctTTATGGAAAGTttttaccaacacctgaaggaaggaaaaaccgtcAGTACTGCAGTTCACCAAGCGATGAAATGCCTTCGTGAATCTAAGCAGTTTTCTGAGACGAgatactgggctccattccaacttatcggagatgatgtcaagattgaattcgaggcatATGATGACgtaaaaaaatga
- the LOC136913019 gene encoding heparanase-like encodes MTELNLLKDFNATLPPEKLADDYRKLKQYFANHPSLENFLVGPDVTQPRGRAMEYLDRFLVKGHSYINAVTWHQWLDKLGLAAQQGYKVVIRQSLFGGSYSLVGRDMEPNPDYWLSLLHKNLFGTKVLKVKQDLKMVRIYAHCTNTKNGYYKAGALSIVAMNLHPEKAVCLYLKEPLKRLAVHEYLMSPEVDATSRKMKLNDKILEMGADSSFPKLEPRLIERGGKIILGPLSFAFYVVPEARAHVCMEDG; translated from the exons ATGACAGAATTGAACCTTTTGAAAGATTTCAATGCAACCCTTCCACCTGAGAAACTCGCCGATGACTatcgaaaattaaaacaatatttcGCCAACCATCCATCTCTGGAAAATTTTCTGGTTGGACCTGATGTCACACAACCTCGTGGACGAGCAATGGAATATCTTGACAG GTTTCTTGTGAAAGGTCATTCATATATCAATGCAGTCACTTGGCATCA atggttGGACAAACTGGGTTTAGCTGCTCAACAAGGCTATAAGGTGGTTATCAGACAGTCACTGTTCGGAGGATCGTATTCACTGGTCGGTCGAGATATGGAACCAAATCCT GATTATTGGCTTTCTCTACTTCACAAAAACTTATTTGGCACAAAAGTTTTGAAGGTGAAGCAAGATTTGAAAATGGTGCGAATTTACGCTCACTGTACCAACACCAAGAATGG GTATTACAAAGCAGGTGCTTTGTCAATTGTAGCCATGAATTTACATCCGGAGAAAGCAGTTTGTCTCTACTTGAAAGAACCTCTAAAACGGCTTGCCGTCCACGAATACCTCATGTCTCCAGAAGTGGATGCAACTTCAAG GAAAATGAAGCTGAATGACAAGATTCTGGAGATGGGGGCGGACTCGTCATTTCCGAAACTGGAGCCTCGGCTTATAGAGCGTGGTGGAAAAATAATCCTCGGTCCGCTGTCCTTTGCTTTCTATGTTGTTCCTGAAGCCCGAGCACATGTTTGCATGGAAGATGGTTAA